Genomic window (Oncorhynchus masou masou isolate Uvic2021 chromosome 9, UVic_Omas_1.1, whole genome shotgun sequence):
tcaagcagggcagaaattgaccaactgacttgctggaaaggtggcatcctatgacggtgccacgttgaaaagcatggagctcttcagtaaggtaattctactgccaatgtttgtctatggcgattgcatggctgtgtgctcgattttatacacctgtcagcaacaggtgtggctgaaataccagaatccactaatttaatccactacttttgtatatatagtgtagctacCCATACTATCGGCATTGACCCATTTTGCGCTGACTCTTCACATACAGTGCTGGTACGATTTATCATCtttcctgttgcctagtcactttatccctatctatatgtacatacagtgccttcagactaatcacaccccttgaccttttcacattttgctgtgttacagcctgaatttaaaatggattaaattgagactGTGTCACTGGCtcacacacaatacccgataatgtcaaagtggaattatgtttagacatttttacaagtGAAAAAAAAAGTATTCAACCACTTTATGGCAATCCTAAATAAGTTtaagagtaaaaatgtgcttaagtcaCAGAAGTTGCATGATCACTGTGTGCAATTAGTTTAACCtgattttttgaatgactactgcctatctgtaccccacacatacaattatctgtaaggtccctcagtcgagcagtgaattaaATAGAGTCAACCACAAATACCAGGGAGGTTTtgcaatgcctcacaaagaagggcacatattggtagatgggtaaaaataataatttaaaaaaagcagacattgaatatccctttcagcAAGGTGAatatattaattacactttggatggtgtatcaatacacccagtcactacaaagatacaggcatacttcctaactcagttgctggagaggatgGAAACCGCTTAGGGATCTTACTatgagaccaatggtgactttaaaacagttagagttcaATGGTggtgatagaaaactgaggatggatcaaaatcattgtagttactccacaatactaacctaaatgaccgagtgaaaataaggaagcctgtacagaatacaaatattccaataaggcactaaagtaaaattacaaaaaatgtggcaaataaatcaactttatgtcctgaatgcaaagtgttgtttggggcaaatccaacacatcactgagtaacactTCAtcttttcaagcatggtggtggtgcaTCATGTTGTGGTTTTGCTTGTCATCTGCAAGGACAGGGccgtttttttttgggggggggggggggggtgaaaagaaactgaatagagctaagcacatgcaaaatccgagaggaaaacctggttcagtctactttccaacagacactgggagacaaattcacccttcagcaggacaataaccgaaaacacaaggccaaatatacactggagttgcttaccttGCCACATCATACGGACCaaatttctgtattttgaaagttccATACCttaaacttgattgctgacattcAGAACATTGTAGGACTATatcaatggactaatgaaacgaATGCCAAAAGATCATTTTGGGGGACAGTTGTCCTTTAACATGCTTGAATTTCTTACCTTTGCTAAGTGTAGAATTGTTATAAACTAAGATTAGTGGCAGTGGAGATACTTCGATCACTgtgagatatacagttgaagtcggaagtttacatacaccttagccaaatacatttaaactaagtttttcacaattcctgacatttaatcctcgtaaaaattccctgtcttaggtcagttagaatcaccacgttgttttaagaatgtgaaatgtcagaataatagtagaggatggtttatttcagcttttatttctttcatcacattcccagtgggtcagaagtttacatacactcaattgcctttaaattgtttaacttgggtcaaacgttgcgggtagccttccacaataagttgggtgaataatGGCCCATCCCTCCTGACAAGAGCTGGtgtagtcaggtttgtaggcctccttgctcacactttttcagctctgccaacagattttctataggactgaggtcagggctttgtgatggccactccaataccttgattttgttgtccttaagccattttgccacaactttggaagtatgtttggggtcattgtccatttggaagacccatttgctttaacttcctgactgatgtcttgatgttgcttcaatatatatccacataattttcctccctcatgatgccatctattttgtgaagtgcaccagtccctcccgcagcaaaacacccccacactgCCACCCCCGCGCTTcattgttgggatggtgttcttcggcttgcaagcgtcccactttttcctccaaacataacaatggtcattatgcccaaacagttctatttttctttcatcagacttctccaaaaagtacaatctctgtccccatgtgcagttgcaaacattagtctggctttttaatggcggttttggagcagtggctttttccttgctgagtggcctttcaggatatgtcgatataggactcgttttactgtggatatagatacttttgtacccgtttcctccagcatcttcacaaggtcctttgctgttgttctgggattgatttgcacttttcgcacaagtATTTATCTCTAGGAGTCTGAGCGGTATGATGCCTGCGCGGTCCCAAAgttttatacttgcgtgctatagTTTGTAAAGATGAACTTGGTACGttaaggcatttggaaattgctcccaaagatgaaccagacttgtggagggctaCATTTATCCCCATGaggccttggctgatttcttttcattttcccatgatggcaagcaaagaggcattgagtttgaaggtaggccttgaaatacatccacaggtatacctccaattgacgtcaatttgcctatcagaagcttctaaagccatgacaattttctggaattttccaagctgattaaaggcacagtcaacttagtggatgtaaacttctgagccactggTGATACAATTCCCTGCATCACAATTcactgtaagtgaaataatcttacTTGCGTCATCcactaagtagatgtcctaactgacttggcaaaactatagtttgttaacaagaaattagtgGTTGAAaagagttaatgactccaacctaagtatgtaaacttccgactaacTGTAAGCCTACTATAACTATATAGTAGTCATTTACCCAAGTGAATAAAATAGTGCAATATTAACTTGGTTATAGTGTTAGGCTATTCTAATCACGATGCTTTGGACAGAAAAGCGGCCAGTTATTACCTGCACAGAGACGATATTAAATGGAACTCAATTTTTCTAGAAAAAGATCATGGTTACTTAAGATTCTTAATTTTAGTTTAATATAAAATCACTAGTGAAGGAAACATACTTTACACACACAACACCAAGTCTGCATCTACACATTcagcccaattctgatttttttccccccacGAATTGGTCTTTTGACCCATCAGACCAGCTCTGAAAAAGGGCCAATATGAAaaaatctgatgtgattggtgagaagaccaattagtgaaataaagatcagaattgggctgccagtGTACAAGATGGATCATTTAAAGGTTAGACAGTCAAACATTGACCAAGGAAAGGGTTGTTTTCTTGAAATTATTGATACAAGATTGGGAAACCATTCTTAACATTACAGTCCTTGCATGGAATCAAAGTGCTCTCCATCTAGCATTTCTACAATAATTACTATACAGTTCATACATCATATGTATAATTAGTTAGGTCCAAGGGTATAGGACACACCCTACAAGCAGACAGTACAAATCTAATCTGAGGACATGGCCCACTAGACCACAGATGCCAAACTCCTAAAAGGCATTATGGGTTAACCATAGGCACTGTGACACTTAATCATGGCTTGTTCAATTCCTGGAGAGTAGGTAGGTAATGTTTGGAGATTCCCATCTCACTCAAACTGCTATAACTCAACCCATCACTCATCATAATGCAGTGAAGACAGAAACTTATCCACATCCAAGTCATCAGGGAAGGAATCCATTAGTTTCTGCTGTTTCTGAGGAGAAAcaaataataatagagacagtcatTTTAATGTGCTTTCTCACTTATACCAGCAAACAAACAGTGTACATTTAATTCACGGTCATTATGTCATGTCTACGATTGGGTAGATGCAATTACATTCAATTTTTAACCTTAGGAAAGATTAGGATACACAGCTTGAACAGAACATTTTGTATGTTTTGCACACCTCTGCTTTCTTCTTACTACCAGATGAACCGGAGAGATCTTTCTTTGCGGGCAGGCTGGCCAGGGGCTCGGGCTGCTTGCGCTTCTTGCTCTTGGCAGCTACAGTGGCCACTGTTCCAGTCCCCTCCTGGCGCAAGCTGTCTTTCAGTGGGGTGCCTGTCCTGGCGATGGCAGCTCGGGATAGGATCATCAGTGTGTGGGCCGCCATGTTGATGCTGTTTTCACTCCCTGCCTCACTGGCTGGGCTGCAGGAGGGAAGGTCCGGGGTGGCGGGAGGGACCAGGGGCCTGGGGGTGCCCTCTCCATCCCTGCCTAGCCTCTGACGTGCAGGGGTCCTGGGGCAGTCTAGAGTTTCCTGGAGACGGCCAGGGGTCAGAGGAAGAGGCAGGTCCGGACAGCCCATGCCTGGCCTCTtagaaggggtggagggagggtttAGACCCTGGATGTCGTGGAGCATTTCGGCCGCCTGCTTGGTCAGCGGGCTGGTCTTAGAGGGGGTTTTGCTGGAGCTAGCCTGGGGACAGGGATTTGTGAGCCCACTGGGGCCTGGCTGAACTCTCTTGGTGCTGGTGTGGGCTGCTGCTCTCGCCTGCCTCCCTCCAGCTCATTCTCCTTATTGGCAGTGACATGAGGGGGGTCCTGAGAAGATGTCATTTTCTCGGTCTGTCCCTCCCACTCCTTGGCAGGAGATTTTTCAGTAGACTCTTGTCTACTTGTGTCCTCCTTTTCTTTCCTGCTCCCTGATCTCAGTCTGTGATCAGAGGAAGAAGACCTGGGGCTCTGGGCATCCTTAGATTCTGTTCCACAATCATCCTTCTGGTCTGCTGATTGTGATCTCTTTCTGGACTCTGACTGTGAGGCATCAGTCTTACTGCTACCAGCACTCTGAAATCTACTGGTACTTGCAGTTTGACCATTTTGATCTGCGTCCCTCTTTGAAGGGGTCTTTTTCACAGCTTCTTTCTGATTTTGTTCAGTGGAGGATTTCTCGGTCTCTGTTCCAGTCCATGATGTTTGAGTGTTGTCTGTGCATCTTACAGTCTCTATTCTCCTTTTTGGCCTGCTGCTACCCAAGATAGCAGAATTTGCTGAGGCCAATttagttctctctttctccaactgTTGGACAGAAGGTGATACAGGAGTAGGTGTTGCTTTGGAGGAGAAAGCAGTTTTTCTGGTCTGAGTGGCAGTTTTACTAGCAGACCCATCAAAGCAAAGCATCCTTCTATGGCTGGGGCTCAAACCAACTGCTACCTTCTGCTGCCCTGTGCTTTCAGAGGATTGCCCCTGAACCTGCTTTGTAATCATATTCGATCCAGAAGCTCCCATTTTGTCTGAAATGCACACGCAAGCAACAACATTTGTGAACAAAACAACAGTAAACAGACCATGACATTATATATAACTGAACACTAATCCTTACCTGAGACTGTGGTGTCCTTGGGTGCCAGTTTAGGCTTGGTTTTCACTGCTGCTGGCTGCTTTGCTGAAACAGGGCTAGGCATGGCTATCAACTGTAACAGACAAATGATCACTAGATGTACATGTTACTGTAGCTAAGGTAGCCTATCAGTCAAAGAAAAGAGATTAAATGCAAATATGTAAAACAGTTTTTATTGTGCTTACCTGATTAGGAACTATTGAGAACTGTCCTGCATTATTCTGCCCAACAACAGATACAGGAACCACCATGTGTTGCAGCATGGGCTGAACTGGTGAAGATATAATGAGTCTAGATCCTGGAAGGATATAAACTGGTTAGACATTTCCCTCCAAAACAGCATGGCAAATTAAGAGTGATGACAAATGGGTAATTCCACAGTAAGGGAGTTGCGTTTGAGACTTAAGTATGACAAACAAAAGCTATTGATTTCAAAGTTGAACAAACCTTACAACTTCATGCACAAgtactacttttaacaatttacacagaataaaaaaaaatatataacatttACTGAAAGAACTgggcagatgcaaagtttggtaacagaaaaaaaaaaagtgtCCGTGTTTTAATTATATTAAGTTTTAACGATGACTGCAGAAAGAATGATGTGTCAACTATGTAATTTATATATTTTGGCTATTGAACTAAagtaattgaagtggatttacaccctGAAACATAATTGCAGTAACGGAATTTCATCATGGATCCCCgatctgtactacacagtaaTGCGTAATTATGAATACCATTcccttcatggtgatgtatcctaaatGGGTACACAAAGGTGTAATGCCACATCCTCCTTTGCATATTTGGGTATTGTTCTCCATACTGGCTATTATTTTTAATAAGCTCTGTCCCCAAACAAGAATTTTGTTGTTTCAAATCTGAACCAATaatagacgtctatgtttcacaagtttggacatcaaagcacagcacagtagagctcagtagagtacagtaaagcactgaactatactctacttttcCTAACTGTACTGTTCAAACTTGTTAACCAAACTGTGTtttgtgactactatgatttcccattgtagctgttgggttctgagaatctgaaatatacttattcatgtcactgaggtagcgagggtaatgtataacgtttacattatagCAGGTATCCTATTGAAATATTGAGTGCTTAAGGTTACCTCCATTATCCTCCCTCTTCATGAGGAAGATAAATTAGAAAAGATCTTAAAGACGTGGGTTTTTGGTAATGAAATTTCAAGGCACAAGGCCATGTTTCTTAAATGTACAGAAAGCAGAACAATTTCTCCAAAACTACATACAAGTGTTGATATAAGTTGGCAGGGGTCATTTCTTTAacattgtgttttgatgtatttctaatagTTATTCTGGTAGATGTCTTCTAAGACTCCTTTTacatctgtttgaccagaaatcaaagcatTTGCGTATTCCTAATTTTTAGGATGGAAAATGGTCAGAAATTGTAAACTTCATTTTGAAATGCAACTGTGAACTTCATATGTTGGTACTCAttggtccttttacatggaaattacCTATAGCTTTATGAAGTACAAAatattaaagctgcaatatgtaactctctgggcgacctgaccaaattcacatagaaatgtgtgttatagatctgtcaatcTGATTGAATGCAAGTCTAAGaagcttcccgttcttaagtttagtttgagtcttactttcggttttgtacacaaGCTTCCAACAGctgaaaatatataataatataatatttttagttatggaaaatgtatttcacagcagtttagatggtacaatgattcatTACACTATACTTGCTTTTATACTATTAGACTTtttgcatagtgcatctttaagtaTTTAAACTCTGTCTTACCAGGGGAATAGCGGGGTGGAGTGGCCAGAGCATATGAGGTCGGGGGTACTGTCGGTACCTGTGGGGCGCCACTGGGTAACATCACCTTGTTGGATTGGTGGTTTGTGGCTGCTGTGTCTGTCACTAAGATGTAGCTGTTGGTGGATGTGGCTGAATCAAAGGGCAGCTGAATGTAGTAGCCTGGTTGTGTCAATGCAGATGACGTCCCTGCCAATGCTGCCACCTCCCCTGCTTTCTCACTAAGAGGAGTCTCTGCTGGCTGGAGGACTTCtgtcctctgtaaactggtcaccgCCTGCACCGTCTCCTCCTGAGCCATGGGGGCGCCACTGAGGGCCGAGGCCTTAGCAGGTGActtggtgggggaggagaggaagatggtGGGGATCCTGTCCCCAGTGATGCTGGACACAGCCTGGTTCAGGGCTGAGTCACAGGAGGGCTCCCCTTGCTCATCACTGATGATGATCTTCAGGGCTACAATCTTACTGGGGTCAACTTCCTTGCCTGTGGGGT
Coding sequences:
- the LOC135546506 gene encoding LOW QUALITY PROTEIN: protein NPAT-like (The sequence of the model RefSeq protein was modified relative to this genomic sequence to represent the inferred CDS: inserted 1 base in 1 codon), whose protein sequence is MLLPSDMARLVLGYLQQEGLCNTSQAFIRESPNLKEYAEHSSDDGTIPACVFSLFGKNLTTILNEYVAVKAKETSEETQIPVMMTSLWKKLDFTLNQIKSMQNSPAVSQNQRLRTRNGIVNMRGRQKALSSTQSPSSGFLSSSAPLLAQGFSSPLDTPQSILGHATPVCYSSQLTRPSPICSTSPQIQDGGRLLINVNRESPLQIMVPDNRLTPGPLSPGRRKWRRGGGFSGSGGTGRTNMAASSLTAEPQSEETVTENFPQMVIQNARERILNDKSLQEKLAENINKILASDGSPQALKASCSTMEPDQSIDEILGLQGEIHMSNDVIQDILEQTESDPAFQALFDLFDYGKSKTSEDTEQGAGNVSNTTTENGETETRCIDGSPETGDSGTGPENSTQGQETTTRATKSSQEPKSKKTRKSAPHVSSTSNATPGPSTRGSRRGANSTTPGPSTRGSRKGACSTTPGPSTRGSRRGASSTTPGPSTRGSRRGASSTTPGPSTRGSRRGASSTQPSAHIDKLTVATFSAAKDSDTVDSGFIFDQDGSGVDIDEPLNTSPLHNIALPDLFEPVRQESGTNNPVSACNAASSETSMVSAVKNILDNENPVGVDDGQVMDNQASLLNSSPGLSNSMPALDQSNKAPIQASNLSHRNMTPPSSVEISQPLPQTIPSMAVPSTVKTSTTPAAPTFIPNPNPTGKEVDPSKIVALKIIISDEQGEPSCDSALNQAVSSITGDRIPTIFLSSPTKSPAKASALSGAPMAQEETVQAVTSLQRTEVLQPAETPLSEKAGEVAALAGTSSALTQPGYYIQLPFDSATSTNSYILVTDTAATNHQSNKVMLPSGAPQVPTVPPTSYALATPPRYSPGSRLIISSPVQPMLQHMVVPVSVVGQNNAGQFSIVPNQLIAMPSPVSAKQPAAVKTKPKLAPKDTTVSDKMGASGSNMITKQVQGQSSESTGQQKVAVGLSPSHRRMLCFDGSASKTATQTRKTAFSSKATPTPVSPSVQQLEKERTKLASANSAILGSSRPKRRIETVRCTDNTQTSWTGTETEKSSTEQNQKEAVKKTPSKRDADQNGQTASTSRFQSAGSSKTDASQSESRKRSQSADQKDDCGTESKDAQSPRSSSSDHRLRSGSRKEKEDTSRQESTEKSPAKEWEGQTEKMTSSQDPPHVTANKENELEGGRREQQPTPAPREFSQAPVGSQIPVPRLXSSKTPSKTSPLTKQAAEMLHDIQGLNPPSTPSKRPGMGCPDLPLPLTPGRLQETLDCPRTPARQRLGRDGEGTPRPLVPPATPDLPSCSPASEAGSENSINMAAHTLMILSRAAIARTGTPLKDSLRQEGTGTVATVAAKSKKRKQPEPLASLPAKKDLSGSSGSKKKAEKQQKLMDSFPDDLDVDKFLSSLHYDE